A window of Candidatus Margulisiibacteriota bacterium genomic DNA:
GGATGTCTATCAGCCTCTTGTGCGTCCTTATCTCAAAATGCTCTCTCGACTTTTTATCGACATGCGGCGACCTCAGCACACAGTAAACCTCTTTATCGGTCGGAAGAGGTATCGGGCCCGAAACCGCGGCCCCCGCCCTCTTTGCGGTCTCTATGATCTTCTGCGAGGACTGGTCCAGCATCCTGTGGTCATATCCCTTGAGCCTGATCCTTATCTTTTGTCTTGACACTTTATTCCTGCGCCTTTCCCGACGATTTAAGGATTATACCTTCCGCTATGTTCTTTGGCACTTCTTCATAGGACGAGAACTCCATTGTATAGGAAGCCCTTCCCTGGGAAGAAGACCGCAAAGTTGTGGAATAACCGAACATTTCGGAAAGAGGCACTTTTGATTTTATGGTCTGCATTTCCTTATAGGACTCCATGCCTTCTATGCGGGCCCTTCTGCTGTTGAGGTCTCCCATAACATCGCCCAGGTACTGCTCCGGGGTAACGACCTCCACCTTCATTATGGGCTCCAGCAGCACGGGCTTTGCCTTCATCACCGCGTCTTTGAAAGCCATAGAACCTGCTATCTTGAACGCGATCTCGGAAGAATCGACTTCGTGGAAAGAACCGTCATACAGAGTGACTTTTACGTTCAAGACCGGATAACCGGCAAGCACGCCACCGGTCATTGCCTCTTTGATACCCGCTTCGACAGCAGGAATGTATTCCCTCGGAATTGCGCCT
This region includes:
- the rpsJ gene encoding 30S ribosomal protein S10; protein product: MSRQKIRIRLKGYDHRMLDQSSQKIIETAKRAGAAVSGPIPLPTDKEVYCVLRSPHVDKKSREHFEIRTHKRLIDILDPAPQTVDALMQIDLPAGVDIEIKLS